A stretch of the Vagococcus xieshaowenii genome encodes the following:
- a CDS encoding DEAD/DEAH box helicase: MLEKLKGKKLLASELLSQLSFFETSDIIRFPGIQQIKGVVRCFRCGHMLKRGRNQQFLEGNIMYYCSHCIQMGKVDESTELYHLPNDTRDQLLVTCTWEGELTIHQHKIAKQLVKHYQEGHDTLVHAVTGAGKTEMLYPLILEVISHGGSVCLAAPRTDVCIELFKRISPLFTCESCLIYGGSDKPSKFVPLIVCTTHQLYRYYQAFDCLVLDEVDAFPFRGNPSLEYAVDQSVKLTGKRVLLTATPSAKQLHDVKQGLLKKETLFLRYHGRPLPVPDFVYCPSYLGGQTILPKQLQQLINQQLTNQRRTLIFVPTIATGKHLSKLLKKHYPTSRIANVSSVDHARHEKVEKMRDNYFDLLVTTTILERGVTFSDIDVIVFGAHHPIYNTASLVQIAGRVGRKNEFPNGHVYYLHEGQSLAMKKSRKQIKLMNRIGALMNSELSDV, from the coding sequence ATGTTAGAGAAATTAAAAGGAAAAAAATTGTTAGCCTCAGAATTATTAAGCCAATTAAGTTTTTTTGAAACTAGTGACATCATTCGTTTTCCTGGTATACAGCAGATAAAAGGTGTTGTTCGATGCTTTAGATGTGGACATATGTTAAAGAGAGGGCGCAACCAGCAATTTTTGGAAGGCAATATTATGTATTATTGTAGTCACTGCATTCAGATGGGCAAAGTCGATGAATCCACAGAGCTATATCATCTGCCTAATGATACTAGAGACCAGTTATTAGTGACGTGTACTTGGGAGGGGGAATTAACCATTCATCAACACAAAATTGCAAAACAGCTAGTCAAACACTATCAAGAAGGACACGATACGTTGGTTCATGCGGTAACCGGTGCAGGGAAAACAGAGATGTTATATCCGTTGATTTTGGAAGTGATATCTCACGGCGGAAGCGTGTGTCTAGCCGCACCTAGAACGGATGTTTGTATTGAGTTGTTTAAACGAATTAGTCCGCTGTTTACTTGTGAAAGCTGTTTGATTTATGGTGGGAGCGACAAGCCAAGCAAGTTTGTTCCGTTGATAGTTTGTACAACTCATCAACTATACCGCTATTATCAAGCGTTTGATTGTTTAGTATTAGATGAGGTAGACGCTTTTCCGTTTCGTGGGAACCCTTCTCTAGAATATGCAGTTGATCAATCAGTGAAACTAACTGGCAAACGAGTATTATTAACAGCAACTCCAAGTGCCAAACAATTACATGACGTTAAACAAGGACTACTAAAAAAAGAAACGTTATTTTTGCGTTATCATGGTCGGCCGTTGCCGGTTCCTGATTTTGTTTATTGCCCTAGTTATTTAGGTGGTCAAACGATTCTTCCAAAACAACTTCAACAGTTAATTAATCAACAGCTAACGAATCAACGACGAACATTGATTTTCGTCCCTACCATTGCTACAGGTAAACATTTATCAAAACTATTAAAAAAACATTATCCAACTAGTCGGATAGCTAATGTCTCTTCGGTCGATCATGCACGTCATGAAAAAGTAGAAAAAATGAGAGATAATTATTTTGATTTGTTGGTTACAACGACCATTTTAGAACGTGGTGTGACTTTTAGCGATATTGATGTGATAGTTTTTGGTGCCCATCACCCTATCTATAATACCGCGTCATTGGTTCAAATTGCGGGAAGGGTAGGTAGAAAGAATGAGTTTCCTAATGGTCATGTGTATTATTTACATGAAGGTCAATCATTAGCGATGAAGAAGAGTCGCAAGCAAATCAAACTAATGAACCGAATAGGAGCGTTGATGAATAGTGAATTGTCTGATGTGTGA
- a CDS encoding alpha/beta fold hydrolase produces the protein MRKDFYVSSSNKQHDLHVIAWLPNYPPKGIIQLVHGMAEYVERYEPFANFLIENGWGILGHDHLGHGQSVKRNTDYGFFDKHHGADVLISDTYLMTKIIKEKFPTTKIILLGHSMGSLIARNYLKRYSSDVDAAIIMGTTSGRLDLTFGLSLAKQLNRLAPKKTNIRLNQLAFGSFHKNFPESSTFNWLSKNQDNVHQYELDKLTGFTFTNNGFYTLFQLTKQANEKNWANDIRTNLPILVISGEKDPVGDFGKGPRKVAFDLRESGKQKLTLHLYQELRHELLNEEENELIMHDLLGWIEKHA, from the coding sequence ATGAGAAAAGATTTTTATGTGTCATCATCAAATAAACAGCACGATTTACATGTTATTGCTTGGTTACCAAATTATCCACCTAAAGGGATTATCCAATTAGTTCATGGCATGGCTGAATATGTTGAACGCTACGAACCTTTTGCAAACTTCCTAATAGAAAATGGTTGGGGCATATTAGGACATGATCACCTTGGTCACGGACAATCCGTTAAAAGAAACACTGATTATGGCTTTTTTGATAAACATCATGGAGCAGACGTATTGATTAGTGATACATACCTTATGACAAAAATTATTAAAGAAAAATTCCCAACTACAAAAATTATCCTTTTAGGACACAGTATGGGGTCTTTAATTGCTAGAAACTATTTAAAACGTTATAGCAGTGACGTGGATGCAGCAATTATTATGGGTACTACTTCAGGAAGATTGGACTTAACTTTTGGATTATCACTAGCTAAGCAATTAAATCGTCTAGCACCTAAAAAAACAAATATACGATTGAACCAATTAGCATTTGGAAGCTTCCATAAAAATTTTCCCGAAAGTTCTACCTTTAACTGGTTATCTAAAAACCAAGATAATGTCCATCAGTATGAGCTTGACAAATTAACTGGTTTCACTTTTACAAACAACGGATTTTATACCTTATTTCAATTAACCAAACAAGCCAATGAAAAAAACTGGGCAAATGATATTCGTACAAATTTGCCTATTTTAGTTATTAGTGGTGAAAAGGATCCCGTTGGTGATTTTGGGAAAGGCCCTCGAAAAGTCGCCTTTGATTTAAGAGAAAGCGGTAAACAGAAGCTCACCCTTCATCTCTACCAAGAATTACGACATGAATTGCTAAATGAAGAAGAAAACGAGTTAATTATGCATGATTTACTTGGTTGGATAGAAAAACACGCTTGA